One Sphaeramia orbicularis unplaced genomic scaffold, fSphaOr1.1, whole genome shotgun sequence genomic window carries:
- the LOC115416202 gene encoding eukaryotic translation initiation factor 4E type 2-like isoform X2, translating to MEQLERLKDEEKQEEGQCLHDNSDGTNNNNNNNRPKTVCPGAGEHPLQYNYTFWYSRRTPSRPASSQTYEQNIRQIGTVASVEQFWKFYSHLVRPGDLSGHSDFHLFKEGIKPMWEVQPCTFKLTPTHLETNTYTP from the exons ATGGAGCAGCTGGAGC gtctgaaaGATGAAGAGAAGCAGGAGGAGGGGCagtgtctccatgacaacagcgatgggaccaacaacaacaacaacaacaaccgccCCAAG aCGGTGTGTCCAGGTGCAGGTGAACATCCTCTTCAGTATAACTACACTTTCTGGTACAGTAGACGAACCCCCAGTCGACCGGCCAGTTCGCAGACGTACGAACAGAACATCCGACAGATCGGCACCGTGGCCTCG gTGGAACAGTTCTGGAAGTTCTACAGTCATCTGGTTCGACCAGGAGACCTGAGTGGACACAGTGACTTCCACCTGTTTAAAGAAGGAATCAAACCCATGTGGGAGGTACAACCATGCACCTTTAAACTAACACCTACACACCTTGAAACTAACACCTACACACCTTGA
- the LOC115416202 gene encoding eukaryotic translation initiation factor 4E type 2-like isoform X1 encodes MEQLEPKRMEQLERLKDEEKQEEGQCLHDNSDGTNNNNNNNRPKTVCPGAGEHPLQYNYTFWYSRRTPSRPASSQTYEQNIRQIGTVASVEQFWKFYSHLVRPGDLSGHSDFHLFKEGIKPMWEVQPCTFKLTPTHLETNTYTP; translated from the exons ATGGAGCAGCTGGAGCCGAAGAGGATGGAGCAGCTGGAGCG tctgaaaGATGAAGAGAAGCAGGAGGAGGGGCagtgtctccatgacaacagcgatgggaccaacaacaacaacaacaacaaccgccCCAAG aCGGTGTGTCCAGGTGCAGGTGAACATCCTCTTCAGTATAACTACACTTTCTGGTACAGTAGACGAACCCCCAGTCGACCGGCCAGTTCGCAGACGTACGAACAGAACATCCGACAGATCGGCACCGTGGCCTCG gTGGAACAGTTCTGGAAGTTCTACAGTCATCTGGTTCGACCAGGAGACCTGAGTGGACACAGTGACTTCCACCTGTTTAAAGAAGGAATCAAACCCATGTGGGAGGTACAACCATGCACCTTTAAACTAACACCTACACACCTTGAAACTAACACCTACACACCTTGA
- the LOC115416206 gene encoding eukaryotic translation initiation factor 4E type 2-like isoform X2 produces MEQLERLKDEEKQEEGQCLHDNSDGTNNNNNNNRPKTVCPGAGEHPLQYNYTFWYSRRTPSRPASSQTYEQNIRQIGTVASVEQFWKFYSHLVRPGDLSGHSDFHLFKEGIKPMWEVQPCTFRLTPTHL; encoded by the exons ATGGAGCAGCTGGAGC gtctgaaaGATGAAGAGAAGCAGGAGGAGGGGCagtgtctccatgacaacagcgatgggaccaacaacaacaacaacaacaaccgccCCAAG aCGGTGTGTCCAGGTGCAGGTGAACATCCTCTTCAGTATAACTACACTTTCTGGTACAGTAGACGAACCCCCAGTCGACCGGCCAGTTCGCAGACGTACGAACAGAACATCCGACAGATCGGCACCGTGGCCTCG gTGGAACAGTTCTGGAAGTTCTACAGTCATCTGGTTCGACCAGGAGACCTGAGTGGACACAGTGACTTCCACCTGTTTAAAGAAGGAATCAAACCCATGTGGGAGGTACAACCATGCACCTTTAGACTAACAcctacacacctttaa
- the LOC115416206 gene encoding eukaryotic translation initiation factor 4E type 2-like isoform X1, whose translation MEQLEPKRMEQLERLKDEEKQEEGQCLHDNSDGTNNNNNNNRPKTVCPGAGEHPLQYNYTFWYSRRTPSRPASSQTYEQNIRQIGTVASVEQFWKFYSHLVRPGDLSGHSDFHLFKEGIKPMWEVQPCTFRLTPTHL comes from the exons ATGGAGCAGCTGGAGCCGAAGAGGATGGAGCAGCTGGAGCG tctgaaaGATGAAGAGAAGCAGGAGGAGGGGCagtgtctccatgacaacagcgatgggaccaacaacaacaacaacaacaaccgccCCAAG aCGGTGTGTCCAGGTGCAGGTGAACATCCTCTTCAGTATAACTACACTTTCTGGTACAGTAGACGAACCCCCAGTCGACCGGCCAGTTCGCAGACGTACGAACAGAACATCCGACAGATCGGCACCGTGGCCTCG gTGGAACAGTTCTGGAAGTTCTACAGTCATCTGGTTCGACCAGGAGACCTGAGTGGACACAGTGACTTCCACCTGTTTAAAGAAGGAATCAAACCCATGTGGGAGGTACAACCATGCACCTTTAGACTAACAcctacacacctttaa